In Setaria italica strain Yugu1 chromosome IX, Setaria_italica_v2.0, whole genome shotgun sequence, the genomic stretch TCACCAAATTTATATGGTCATCGTTTAAGAAACCTGataacttcattctgaaatgtGCAGTATTGTCTAATCAGTAGAATTAGTAGTGTATATTTACggacgtttggttcctttgcttatttttagcacgtgtcacatcgaatgcttagatactaattaggagtatttaacgtagactatttacaaaacctattacataggtggaggctaaacggcgagacaaatatATTAAACCTAACtacggttgatctagtgtgaaaccctcattGCAAAACTAGTTTTGCAATAtatagccaatcctatcaaaatactactctaggaaagtaaaggcaTACACGTTGGATGTATGAAATGGGGAAACGTAATGAGGGGATGacgggaagcaaactcttgacacaataTTTTTCCTGTGGTATCAGTAGgtactaagccaccactagtccacgttgttggagcactcacacaagagtatagCTTCCCAGGACCAAAGTCTCTCCCAAGGTGCCCCTTGACATGGCCAAAAAGGCTCGGCCACTAGGGTTCCCGTCAAGTCCCCTTGGTCACCTTGATGCCNNNNNNNNNNNNNNNNNNNNNNNNNNNNNNNNNNNNNNNNNNNNNNNNNNNNNNNNNNNNNNNNNNNNNNNNNNNNNNNNNNNNNNNNNNNNNNNNNNNNataatttcatagacccattCATGATTTGGGCAAGATGTGGTATGGTGGCTAATTTTAGAGGGGGAGTCCATAGTGAATTAAACGTTGTTGGGGATCATTCTatttctaacatcacagcatgcatatagtaaaaaataataataatagcaTTAATACAGTTGCAACATAgtctccacttatataatgggttttgtaaatagtctacgtttaatacttctaattagtatctaaatattcgatgtgacgggtactaaaaataagcaaaagtaaccaaacggcCCCTTAGAGAAACCTTCAAATGTAGGGGAGGGCAAGGCCGATCTTGACTGCACTAAGGGCAGCCACAATGGGAAATAAAAGTGATCCATATAGAGCTATATGACATGGCTCATCATAGTGTAGGTACTCCTTAAGGAGTTAGAGTCTTATGGTACTCATATGGCTAAAGACCACCCATATAGAATAGGATAATATTTTCTCACTCTCTCTCTTCATAGCTAGTTGGGTGGGATAGTTGATTTTTATTTGTAAGTGGGACCCATACTTAAATGCATACATGGCTCACCATTGTGGCAAAGAAATAGGAGTAAAAGACCACTTACACATGGCCCACGGATAAAGATTAGTTGGCTTTATACATTGCTCATGCCCTAACCTCGCTCCTGGGTGCATATAGTGAAATGGGAACGATTAGAAATGGtaagaaaattataaaaaatataccTCTAATAAGTATAAAAAGTTTTTATCCATGTGAACTACAGATGTGACGAAGTTTATACGCTACTCTAATTTTAAAGTATGATTTTGTTAGATTTTCGACGCCCCGGGGGGGTGGGGGTTGGTTGGGGCCTGGGGGCCGTGGAGAGTTTGACCGTTCGTCGAGGAATCCCGGTGCTAATCTGGCTGGGCCTGAAGAAAAGGGTGAAAAATCAAAATTGGTCCCTGAAGAAAAGGAGCCCAGTGATAATATGGGCCTAATTGATGCGAGATCGTGCCACACGGCCCGTAAAGATAAGACCCCGGAAACGGCGAAAACCCTAGCCACTGTAACCTCAAGCCCTATAAATGCAGCGATGCGAGACGACGAACTCCCCACCGCGGCGCCGCCATTGGTAAGAAGAAATTGGAACATATTTTTCCTTGTTTCTTTCGTACGCAAACTTGTTGCTTGATTCCATGAAAATTCTTGAGAGACTCGAGCCCCTTGATGACTCGATCCCTCAGATCTTTTTCTTCGGGGCTCGAGTTTTCCAGAGGGGCTAGACTGCCGGAGATCTTGAGTCGCTTCGCCTACTTCCCACCGTGAGGCGCAGCGAATAACATTCTCCAAGATACGCCCGCAAAAAAGGTTTCTTCTCCGGGTTTTCTATTCGATTCTTCTGCTGTTTTGATTCTTGTGCTCGATCCAGTTCTTCTGTGAGTCCCGTGATGGCACAATCTTTGAGACCTGAGATCTTTCTTCCTGGATGAAAATCGCAAGCATGATCCCTGAGGGCCACAGATTCGATCTCTCTTTCTAACTCCTTTGATTGCTTTACAGTTCTGGGGTGTAGTTGTTCTCCATGTTCTGATTGTATGGATGATGAAATGCACTGGGCTCCGAGCAGTGAAATTCGCTGCGTTTTGACGGAGATGCACTTGCCTAGAAAGCATCGTCTGACATGCCTATCAGTTctaataatataaattattttttctatatAAATCCGCAAAAAAGGCTGCATTGTACCAAGATTAGGGCTCAACTTCTTTACCCTCGTCTTGATTTTGCCGATTCGGCTGTAGCCAAATTAACGAGGAAGAAAAACTGGTCGGCTTGCCCTTCTTCTATGGGTTATCCGCTTACCGACCTTCCCATATTTCATCAAATTATTATCAGTTCTCTCAAAACGAGGTGGGTAGTGGAGGAGGATGTGCGTATTGTAGCCATTCTTGTAGACTATCTCGAACAGCAATTTCCTGCCATGTCTTTCTCCGTTTTTGATTTCTTGTGATCCTTTCTCCTTTGATCGTTTTAAATGAAGTGAGGAAGAAGTGGCGGGTGGTTCATCATCCGGGCAGCCTGATGCCATCGTCGCAGCCTGCGTCATTGATGCCTACATTTCAGCTCAGTCAGCAAAATACTCGTCAGTGCACGAAGCGATGGAAGCTAATTTGTTGTGGGATAAACCTGACCTGAACAAGTAGGACATCACCCAACGTTTGTTAAATCTCAGGATTCAAGGTTGCCCAACTTGGGTGCCAAAATTAGTGTTGCTAACACTacagcgtttcgtttgtatttataaaTTATTGTACAAATaataactaattaggcttaaaagattcgttaCAACAAAACTGTTTTGTGcagtttttaattttgtctacattcagtactctccgtaagtttgatgtgataaaGGAATATGCGATAAGGAATCTGCTTTGCATagaagttgggattttggagtgaactaaacatagCCCATGGTCCAAGTAGGGCCCAAGTAGAACTTTGAACATATTCCCAAACCTGACCTTAATCTTAGATTGAATTTCACTGGAACTAAATCCACTCCCAAACAAGAATTGGGAAAAATTAAGACCTGACTTTTATTGGATTTATTGGAATTAAATCCACTTCTAAACAAGAATTGCGTAATTTTCCGTTTGAACCATTTCTGCACTGTCTCGATGGTAAAGGGAGATTTTTTTATTTACGTTTGTTTCCTAAAAGTGAACTGGTGGTTTAAAATTCAAGATAAATCACCATCCAAAGATTGGAGTTAAATGGGCTGAAAGTTAAATATGTTTCTGTAAGCCCAATGACGACCAAGAGCTTTCTCTCTCAAAAAGAAAATACTAACCAAGACCACCTAGAAAAAACAGAGCAAATGGGTGACGGAGCATGCGCTGCCATCTTCATGACGTCAATTGTATGTACTGCGTCCCTAAACAAAATTTAACATCTCGTTCGTATACTAAAATCATCTTTTTGTCAAATTTTGTACCCCTATGCTGCATCGGCTGATGTAGCGAACTGCCGCCTTTTCCATGTGTTACTGAGGCCATTCGACCCATGGACAGTTTATTGTTCCTACTCGCTAGATTGCATAGGCCACCGGAGGCCGGAGAGATTGGGGAAGACAACTGGCCTCCGACGCGGACTGAATCTTCCTTCGTTGGGCGACAGGATTTCGACCCAAAACTGGCTCCTTTTCCTCCTAGGTCCAAAACAGTTGGCATTTTCCATTGACAAGGTGTGTCCATGAATGAAAGCACGCATTCCAtccagaaaaaaaatcaatacgATGAAAAGCTGTGTGCAAACTGCAAACACGAGAGTAGCTGTGCTTGTACATCTCCAGCTCCAAAGAAGTGCAGAGCATGATCGTCTACAAAATGACACGCCTCGCGTGCAGTCTTCACGCTCGACGTGCGACCCAGTCCGACCACGCGTACGTGCCAGCCGTCGCAAGCAGTGGAAACTCCGCCGCAGGGCTTGGAAAATGCCGTAATGCTTACGACGTGCCGGGGCGGACCGAGCTTTTCTACGTTTTCTTTCTTGCTTGGCTAAGCAGTTGCCATCTGCCGTGTGCTCGTCTAGACCGCGTCCATGCTTGCAGCTCCAACTGGTATTACTAGTATTTTCTATTTTCCATGACGTGTCTCGCTGAGCTCGCAAGTATTGTGATGGGGATTGATGAATATGAGAATATCTCTGTCAAATACGAACTGGAACTGCGCTGTAAGCCACTCCAAGTAACAATCTACTGATGcgaatagaaaaaaaaacacttataTATATTTCGAATCATATACATTAACTTTTATGATCAGCAGCAGGTAGAAATTTCGAGTTTATACCAGGTCAGATAAGATTTTTCTTCCAATTCCGTAGACCTCTGGGGTGCTTTACTGGTACCACATCAATGAAAAAACACGGCAACTAACTCCGTAGACCAAACGCAGACAGCTGCAACTTTCTCGCGTACATTAGCGTCAGCCAATCTGCGTACGTACTCGGCAACGCACCCCAGAGGAATATTGGCGTACACACACCATACCAGAGAGACGGTGCCGCCGGGTCAGGTCAACTCTCCTCTCCAGGCCGTCGCGGCGCGCGAGTCCGCGACGCCTCGTCGTTGAAGCAACCGATCGACTCAGGTGGCCGATCAAGTGACGATCCTTCCTTCAAAATCCGCGTCTCCGGGCGTGCGCGTTCCCGCGGGTCTTTGTTTCGCTCGCCATGGAGTGCGAGAGGGGCCACGACGCGGGCGAGGAGAACGGCTTCTTCTACCACGACGACGCGCAGGTGGAGGCCATGCAGCGGCGCGTGGACGCGACGGCGCCCCTGGGCGACGACCCCTACACCATCCTCCGCCTCCCGGTGGCCGTGCGCGAGCGGCACCGCGACCTGTACGAGCCCAAGGTCGTGTCGGTTGGCCCCTACTACCACGGCCGTGCCGGCCTCGGCGCCGCGCAGCAGCACAAGTGGCGCCTGCTCCGCGACTTCCTGTCCCGGGGCAATAATAagaaggccgccggcggcctcctcggcgcctGCCTGCGCGCCGCGCGGGAGGTCGAGGCCGAGGCGCGCCGGTGCTACGCGGAGGGGTTCGGCCTGGGCGCCGACGAGTTCGCGGAGCTGCTGGTGCTGGACGGCTGCTTCCTGCTCGAGTTCTTCCTCAGGAAGGGCGAGGGGCAGCTCGCCGCGCCGGGGGGAGCCAAGTGGGCGTGGCACCACATGTACCACGACGCCCTCCTTCTGGAGAACCAGATACCCTTCTTCGTGATCGAGAAGCTCCACGGATTCGCCTTcgccggcgaggacgacggcgccggGCGCGACGCGCTCCTGGACATCTTCTGCAAGGCCTTCGCCGGTGACCTGCCGTCGAGCCGCGCCATCCGGCCGCCCAGCGACAAGACCATCCATCACCTGCTGCACCTGCACTACGAGTGCAACGTCCGCAACCCAGCCGCGGACAGCGACAAGGGCGGCCGCAACACCATCGGGGACGCCAGCGCCGCGTCGCTGGCCATCTGgaagcagccggcggcggcgatccagTCGCCGCGCtccggcgagggcgccgggAGGAAAGGCCGCCTGACGTCGATGAtcccgccggcggcgaagaTGGAGGAGGCCGGCGTGACGTTCAAGCGGAAGGCGGCCCCGCGGGACGTGTTCGACGCGAGCTTCCGGTACGGCGTGCTGCACATGCCGGCGTTCGTGGTCGACGAGGGCGCCAAGGTGCTGCTCGCGAACCTGGTGGCGTTCGAGCAGGggggcggccgcgcggcgcggcagctGGACGGGGGCAACCTGGTGACGGGGCTCGTGGCGCTGGTCGGGTCGCTGGTGAACTCGCGGAGGGACCTGGAGGTGCTCCGCCGCTGCGGGATCATGCACTGCATGctggccgacgacgacgccgtggCATACTTCAACCACGTCGTGCAGTACACGACCATGGACTACGACNNNNNNNNNNNNNNNNNNNNNNNNNNNNNNNNNNNNNNNNNNNNNNNNNNNNNNNNNNNNNNNNNNNNNNNNNNNNNNNNNNNNNNNNNNNNNNNNNNNNccccccccccccccccccccccctaattTCTGTAATTTTTCTTCATGCAATTATTCAAATACCTGACAATCTCATCCCCATGTTCCGAGGTACATAAGAAAAAAGGTCACCAAGGACCATACTTTTGAAAGGTACATAGTTCAAACAACACAAATTGGATCTCTGCGCTTCAAACAAAATTTAATGTTCAAATCGAGCTTGCAAGCTGAAAGTTCAAATTTAGAAGATTTTCACATTTCAAAATTGAAAAGTAGGACACAAGTTCCCCAAAAGCTTTAGAAGCTTTATTACATTGAAATGATTTTCTAGATAAGTTTGATACaattttcaaaagaaacaaTACCAGATGTTTTTCAACAGAAATTAAATTTCGGAAATGTGAGAAACATAGTTAGAATGTTCTTACCAGCGTTTTGGACTTATTTTGCCATTAAAATCGACCCACCCAGTCACCCACTTGATCTGCAGCCACAGCACGTTTGCTGGCTGGTCTTCATGTAGCTGGGGGTTTCATTAACAAATTGGTTTTCTGTCAGCACTATCTTGTGCACTAACAAGATGCAAATGAGGGCTAAACCATTACATAGCCTGCACCAGCTCTTAGGTGAAATCCACTATTGATTATCACGAATAAATGTCAGTCAGTTACATACATTGGGCTGGCTAACTGGTTGTGTAAAAATATAGtactcaaaagtcaaaactgTGCCAGGGCTCTTCTGTATCCAATGCGATTCAGACCATTCCCTCATGCAGATTGACAGTCTTGACAGCCCAAGACAAACCTAGCCTACCATCAGGCGTAGGTTTAACTAATGATCATCGACTATCTCTAGTCACCAAAGAGAACCCACAACTTCTTTAACTGGACACCAATTAGCGAACTGGCGAAGAGAAGAATATAACCAGTGAATACACAAGAAATCCAGCCAGAAGGATCCCTCCATATACAAAAGCCTGGGATGTCTGTTTTGGATGACTATATTCAATGCTACAGCATTTCATCCTGTCTCTCTCATTCATCAGAACACGTTCAATGTACCTGttgaaaaaaaacattcaaatGAAACAGAAAAAACAGTGAGTTTCTGAAAGACAGCACAAAAGATTAGCAAGGTGGAAATCTAGCATCTTTGTATAAACATACTGTTGTGTAAATATAGTGCTCTGCAGGATGTCAGTACTGTTTTTATACGCATCCGCGAGACGGTGGTCATACAGTAAGGAAGACAAGTCCACAAGTTGCTCTTCAAGTTTCTACAAAGGGGTATCATAGATTGGGAGAGTAAAATCACAGTATACATCTTCCATCATGAAGTACACTAATGCAATATATGAAACAAATACTTACATCCAGGTACTCTTCTAACCGTTCAACAAGATCATGGGGGAAAGGCTCCGGCACAGTGGTTACCTTCTTATAGAATTTCTCTACCCATAACTCAGTGGTGGACTTGTTTTTATTACCTTTCACAGGTTCTCCTAATGGTGTCTTAAGATGCTCTGATGCAAAAGATTGAACAACCTGCACCAAACCACACACAGCAGTTATACTTAATGTGCATCTGGGGAAAATAGGCCAATAAAGTAAGCTAAATTGCATGTAGAACCTCTGATGTGTCCCTTATTTTGCGAAGAGCAGCATCAACTTGAGCATAAATTGTAGTTCTCTACACACATTAAAACATGGGTTACAGAATGGATGTGAAAGCACAGAAGAAACCAAATTTATGTCAGTGACATATGAACAGATCGAAAATTATGCAATGACAATTATGCAGCAAGCATGATATGGACGCATTACATATCCAAGTTATGTTGCTCCTAATCAGTAGCCAGGGAAAAACATTAGAAACTGGCAAAACTGGGATACAAGCAATAGGGACCTAGTTTGGCCTCAAATTTTTTTTGTCAGTTTGCTTTCCTATGCATTGTGCAAACCAAAGGAAGCACGAACAGCTTACAGCTGTTGTACTGAGGGCCCACGTCAACATACTCATCTCATTGCACGTTTCATGGAAATGGAAAATTATTGCTGATAACTTTACCAGTGCTACATCCTGAAGAATTTGACTGATTTGGGAGGAGTTTGAAAATGGTCCAAAAGGATGGCAGCCTGCAGCCCACAGCCAGTTCACTATAGGTCTTTCATGAATACGTGATGCCCTTTCATATGGTGCACTAAGACCTCCAACTGCGGAAGCCAAACCAGCCAAGATGTGGCGCTGTGCGAGAGATGGAAGAGCAAGCTGCGTAGTCGTTTCTGACACATAGCTGCAACATCAAAGGGAATGAAGTAAAGATAGGAGCAACCTGAAACATGCAGTAAGTTCAAGAATCCTTAGAATATCCGTCTGGCAGAAACTTTAACATACCTTAGAGGAATCTTTTCATTCTTATGCTCAAGCACAATAACAACATCCTTACTTGTCCAAACAAGACTTTCCTCTTCCATGAGAAGTTCAGCATCAACATCGGCCAATGACAATACAAAACTGATGGTATTGAAAAAGAAGTCAAATTTTAGATTATTGCCAGACTTAAAATTGTGAGCCATAATAGATTGATTTTCTGCACTTGTGACGATGCGCTGCTAAGGAggggggaggaagggagggagggagggagcctgTGCAAGTGAAGCTTACACTGGGATCACTCTGGTCCCATAAGTTCTGTACATATTTCCATGTTTCTTCTTTCCAAGGcctctcctttctttcttatttCTGGGCATGTAAGATTCCCACAGGGGCCTGTGCTTAATAGAATCTTTTACATCATCTTCTCCATCAGTCCAATGCTGTAGTCGATACCAAAAAAATACAATTGAAAATCCATAACACCACCCATATCAATAGAAGGATAGAATATAAAGTATTGGAATCATGAAACAGATGCTAGCTTGCAGGATATTTCACACACAACATATTATGCACCTGCTTCAGGAAGAATCTACTTGAGAGAGAAGGGTTTGCAACTTCTAATAAACCAGCAGACAGCACATCCGCAGAGCGCTCCATTTCCTGCACAATTGAGAGCACATCATTAGAATGCTGAATTTGAAATTTAAGATGAAACAAGAAATTTAGACCTATCTTTATGATTCTCCTGCTTTGTACCGTCCTCTTGAAACTGTTTCATGTTTTACTTTAAGAAAGCTCAGTAACACATACATGTGATGATTGCCTTTTACATTTGGTCCGAACATGTCTGTTATTTTGCACTTGATTGTTGATTCAATCAATTTTCATTACAGTTGAAAATCAATCATACAATTATGCTTGTTATCCTTAAGGTATGATTAAATAGCTATATGACAGATGGCCAATAGGTCAGGTGAATTCAAGCATAGTACTTCTCTGCATGCTAAATGCTCATTTAGATATTAATAAATTTGAAGTATCAAAATTAGAGGAAGTGTTTCGGTAATGGAGATACATGAAGATTGCCACAAGTGTCCATTTCGTTTAAACATACATAAAAAATACAGAACCTGCAGGTGTGTTAAGCTACCAATGATTGCAAAATGTACACTGCAATTCAAACACGAGCATTTCGATGAAGCCAAAATCCAACAAACCTCTTTAAGTATTGCTCCATCCAAGTATGTTTTGGTACGGACATGAAACCGACCATCACTCTTTGTTTCATGAAGAGAATGGCTACGCGTTGCTTTCGAAACTGCAACAGCTAATTTTTCGTGCTGGTGCAGCGCATGCGAACCAGAAATTATTATTACTTCCTGCCCAGGGTGGACCATCTTTTTAACCTGAAAAATGTGAACTTTTAAGAAACTTTGGAGGATGCATAATGGAATGTAATAATCTAGGTCAAGTTCTGAGAAAATAGTTTAATATATATTCTTTGGCCAGATTCTTTGCTACATTAATTTAACAGATTGGCCTATAATCTGGTTACTTTTAACAAGATAACAGCCGTAATACAAATTGATATCTAGTCTAAACTCTACTAAAAGATCATGGGCATATGGCAGTTAGAAAGAAAACAATCTGTTgcgtttgcaaaaaaaatttactCCTTGTAAGCAGCCTTCATGATCATAAAGATAAATTATTGGCATTATGGATCATGAAGCAATAAggattgtttggaaactatgctggAATTAACACAGATTAGGAAGTTTTGCTAGCATCTATTTTCACTGTTGAGGATGAGTTATTCGAATTCGTACATGTACATAGTAAATACTTAGGGTCTTTTCCTTGCCCCACTTTTACAGAAGTACACAATTCCCTCTAGTATGAAAGAATGGTGTTGTTGCTTATTTTTGCGTGGAAATTCCTCCAATTTCCAAATTATCCATAAAGACTAAAGAGGAATGTATGTTTTGCAGAATTTCATTTTTAAATGAATGTACGGTGTTCGAAAACAAACATTCTGAAGTCTTAACTAGTAAATGAATGAACATACAAACCGGCAAGGGCACTAAACACTTATGTAGCTTCagaaatataaaaaatcatGTTGGAAAAGTAAACTAACCTCCCTTTCTATAGCTTGAACGTCAATACTGTAGTTATGACCTTCTTGAAGAATGTTGTACCTATTGTGGTTCTGTAGCACTATAATAGGTATAAGCAACCTCACTGCCATGTCAACAGTTTCAAATCTGgatttcaagaaaaaaacagGTAGCATTAGAATAACTAAGAAAAATAGAACGCCTAAACTCTCAAACATAGATTAAGCTAGACATCATGCATCACAAGGCCAACGTAATCATGAAATGCCTTGAATTGGCATAAGTTGTGATTCATCTATAACTTGTTCATTTGTTATCCTTATTTGCAAAGTTAGCCACGTTGCTGGACCGCACAAAACAAAAAGTGAGATGCCAATATGTACTTCAATAGGATAGGTGATAACCTGGTGAAATATAGTACAATTAGAAGTCACAAGACAAAATACAAGAGTGACCTAGTTAGCCTGCACGTTAACAGGCAAAATCATGCATGAGGAAGTGAAGACAACTGACCACACCCAGATACCAAGGTAGTATAATACCCAGATTCCTAGGTACTTGGAACTATCACCTATTTTCAATAAGAACGCTGAAAAGTGAACACTATAGATAACCAGTTGCTTGTTGCGATTGCTTCATCAGATCAAGATAAGATATTTTGATTGTTTTACTCATACACCAAATAACGAAGAAACTTTGAAGCATACTATTTTTACTTTCGAAAAACACCTTATATCAGGAGCTATCACATGCTCAATGGTAGTTGAAATTAAACCTCCAAGCTGCCCAATGAAAATATCTTGTGTTGAACTAGCACTTGGGGCAGCAAGACCTcttggaaagattatttgtgaTAGTCGTGGCATTGATCTATAACTGACACTGCCTTCTTCGGTTTCTATTTTCCCATATGTACAAGGGCCCGCTGAAATATCTATTACAACAAATCTGCAGAGGCAAGCACAATGGGAGTTTAGTGCACATATAACTTAATTCCAACCGCTTGAGCAATTGTAATGCATCACAAAAGAAAACAACTCCAAAGGGCAACGGTTAACGGTACAGTATGGCAGAGCTATTAGATCACACACAGGAAATTATCTATGGCATGCAATTCAATGAGTCACTGCTTCCTATCTCCCTCTCTGCACATTTCCAAGTTTATGGGTTACATCATCTGTCATAATCAGTTAGCACACGCTAATGACCAAATAACATCAAATAAATCTGAATTTCAGATAATTTTACAAATATCAGCCCTCACAAGATCACTTAAAACAGGCAGTTAAATATGCAAAAATACATGACCATATAAAGTAATCACAGAAAACAATGGTCTAAATATTATCTCCCCTACGTAGTTGGGTTATGAGAATAACTGCAAGGTGGAACACAGATACAGCTGCAACCCAATCACCCAAGTGGCATGACTAAGCGTATCACCTTCCTTTTAAA encodes the following:
- the LOC101770306 gene encoding UPF0481 protein At3g47200 (The sequence of the model RefSeq protein was modified relative to this genomic sequence to represent the inferred CDS: added 60 bases not found in genome assembly); amino-acid sequence: MECERGHDAGEENGFFYHDDAQVEAMQRRVDATAPLGDDPYTILRLPVAVRERHRDLYEPKVVSVGPYYHGRAGLGAAQQHKWRLLRDFLSRGNNKKAAGGLLGACLRAAREVEAEARRCYAEGFGLGADEFAELLVLDGCFLLEFFLRKGEGQLAAPGGAKWAWHHMYHDALLLENQIPFFVIEKLHGFAFAGEDDGAGRDALLDIFCKAFAGDLPSSRAIRPPSDKTIHHLLHLHYECNVRNPAADSDKGGRNTIGDASAASLAIWKQPAAAIQSPRSGEGAGRKGRLTSMIPPAAKMEEAGVTFKRKAAPRDVFDASFRYGVLHMPAFVVDEGAKVLLANLVAFEQGGGRAARQLDGGNLVTGLVALVGSLVNSRRDLEVLRRCGIMHCMLADDDAVAYFNHVVQYTTMDYDRHLLACLFRDVREHCHWNR
- the LOC101777995 gene encoding uncharacterized protein LOC101777995 codes for the protein MGPPVFLGLLLLLAAAATVSSAPRREAFRRDPGHPHWHHGAFHDVEESIRADVRRMLHTRAEVPFQVPLEVNVVLIGFNGDGGYRYSLDGHKLEEFLKMGFPLHRPSCFETGEPIDIEHHIMYNVIAAGQPELISLEKSLKEAMQPAGTARDSEYGRELPLYEVEATTVEPIFQRLYSFIFDMEPGYPANEMDRPVPVAIFVVNFDKVRMDPRNKENNLDSLMYGTIGGLTEQELKKQEAEYIYRYRYNGGGATQVWLSSGRFVVIDISAGPCTYGKIETEEGSVSYRSMPRLSQIIFPRGLAAPSASSTQDIFIGQLGGLISTTIEHVIAPDIRFETVDMAVRLLIPIIVLQNHNRYNILQEGHNYSIDVQAIEREVKKMVHPGQEVIIISGSHALHQHEKLAVAVSKATRSHSLHETKSDGRFHVRTKTYLDGAILKEEMERSADVLSAGLLEVANPSLSSRFFLKQHWTDGEDDVKDSIKHRPLWESYMPRNKKERRGLGKKKHGNMYRTYGTRVIPVFVLSLADVDAELLMEEESLVWTSKDVVIVLEHKNEKIPLSYVSETTTQLALPSLAQRHILAGLASAVGGLSAPYERASRIHERPIVNWLWAAGCHPFGPFSNSSQISQILQDVALRTTIYAQVDAALRKIRDTSEVVQSFASEHLKTPLGEPVKGNKNKSTTELWVEKFYKKVTTVPEPFPHDLVERLEEYLDKLEEQLVDLSSLLYDHRLADAYKNSTDILQSTIFTQQYIERVLMNERDRMKCCSIEYSHPKQTSQAFVYGGILLAGFLVYSLVIFFSSPVR